From a region of the Impatiens glandulifera chromosome 4, dImpGla2.1, whole genome shotgun sequence genome:
- the LOC124936513 gene encoding CASP-like protein 5B2, producing MKDLLGSPGTKTGLFLRISQCLFAVASIWVMTSAANFTSYTAFCYLIASMGLQLLWSLVLAGLDGYALWIKIDIHSPVLVSLFVVGDWVTATLSLAAACSSAGIAILYAGDLGFCKHHTQMQTACLRYQISVAFAFVTWFLIAISSCVMFWLNALLWIN from the exons ATGAAGGATTTACTTGGGAGCCCAGGAACGAAAACCGGTCTGTTTTTGAGGATAAGCCAGTGTCTGTTCGCTGTTGCTTCCATTTGGGTCATGACATCGGCTGCGAATTTCACTAGCTATACTGCATTCTG CTATTTAATTGCATCAATGGGACTTCAGCTACTGTGGAGTTTAGTTCTTGCGGGTTTGGATGGATATGCTTTGTGGATAAAGATTGACATTCATAGTCCTGTTCTTGTGAGTCTATTTGTCGTGGGCGATTGG GTGACTGCTACTTTATCGCTTGCTGCAGCATGTTCTTCAGCTGGAATTGCGATTTTGTATGCAGGAGACTTGGGTTTTTGCAAGCACCATACGCAAATGCAAACTGCTTGTTTAAGATACCAGATTTCCGTGGCTTTCGCATTCGTAACTTGGTTTCTAATTGCTATCTCTTCTTGTGTCATGTTTTGGCTTAATGCCTTGCTTTGGATAAACtga